The genomic region ATTCATTAATATAGGGGTTATTAATAAATACCTCGGCATAAGGTGGTTCGGTCAAAAAGATAAGATAGCAATCTGGTAGATTTCTTTTGAGCTCCCTAAAAATAGGGGTGGTATAAACCATATCCCCCAGTCCGCCAAAATTAATAACTAATACCCGCTCAATCACTTAGCACCTCCTCATAAAGTTTTATTGTCTGTGTCCCTGCCTGGTCTAAATCAAATTTTTCCTCAGTTATCCTTCTTCCTTCTTTGCCCATATTCATTGCTTTTTGAGTATCCATAAGCAAATCGAGAATCTTATCCGCTAAGGCTGTAACATCTCCAAAAGGAATTAATATCCCATTTATCCCATCTTCGACTATTTCCTCTATTGCCCCTGTCCGAAAACCGACAATTGGCTTACACATCGCCATTGCTTCAATTAACACTAACCCAAACGCCTCGGCTTTAGATGTAAAGACAAATACATCCAGTGCCGCCATTACTTCTGGAATATCATCTCTTTGACCGGTAAATATAACCTTTTCAGAAATACCCAACTCTTGTGCCAGATTAATCAGATAATTTTTATATCCTTCAGCTCCTATATCCTCCCCTACAATTAATAATATAATCTCTGGATAGGAGTTAAGAATTAGTTTTGCCGATTGTAAAAAATACTCCTGCCCTTTACCCGGATCTAATCGCCCAACAATACCAACTACTTTAGTTTTATTATCAATATTAAATTCCTGCTTTATCTGCATACCATTATATCGCCCTGGGTCATATTTTGTCAAATCTAATCCATAATAAATAACTGGTATTTTATCCTGAGTTAATGGATGACTTTCAAGAAGACACTCTTTTACTAATTCTGAGTTAGCAATTACCTTACTGACATAATTATAGATTAATCGATGTCCAATATCCTTTTTATTTCGATGGGACTTCATATGTCTGGTTAAGATAACCGCTGGATTTATGCCAGAGAGAATAGCCGCTGGCACTATTATCCACAGGTCTGTGGCAAAGTGAGAATGAATGATTTCTATGTTTTCTCTCTTTATAATTCTGGATAAGGTAAAGATAGATTTAATATCAATATATTTGTGGATGTTCATCGGTATGGTTGGGATTTTAGCCGGGACGGCTCTTTTCAAAATATTACCTTCAGGATGAGCAATGAGATTAAGGTTATGTCCCCTTTCCAATAATTTTTGTGATAAGGTAATTGGATACATCTCGCGTCCACCCCAG from bacterium harbors:
- a CDS encoding glycosyltransferase family 4 protein, with protein sequence MRRLNILQISSSLGWGGREMYPITLSQKLLERGHNLNLIAHPEGNILKRAVPAKIPTIPMNIHKYIDIKSIFTLSRIIKRENIEIIHSHFATDLWIIVPAAILSGINPAVILTRHMKSHRNKKDIGHRLIYNYVSKVIANSELVKECLLESHPLTQDKIPVIYYGLDLTKYDPGRYNGMQIKQEFNIDNKTKVVGIVGRLDPGKGQEYFLQSAKLILNSYPEIILLIVGEDIGAEGYKNYLINLAQELGISEKVIFTGQRDDIPEVMAALDVFVFTSKAEAFGLVLIEAMAMCKPIVGFRTGAIEEIVEDGINGILIPFGDVTALADKILDLLMDTQKAMNMGKEGRRITEEKFDLDQAGTQTIKLYEEVLSD